In Flavobacterium okayamense, a single window of DNA contains:
- a CDS encoding helix-turn-helix domain-containing protein — protein sequence MIEEEYIRLIFGLKMKQIRSDKNLSLFGLAKLTGLSKSYLNEIEKGKKYPKRDKIVILADALETNYDNMVSLKLDKNLAPIGEILQSKILKEIPLDIFGIKESDLIDIIAEAPLKVNAFISTLFEIAKHYNLTRESFFLAALRSYQEAHNNYFEEIENQVEKFAKAYSIDLSKRLQVSDLEEILIEEYGYTINNEELTQHKELNNLRSVYVPSSKTLLVSSETDDSQRLFIYAKEIAYNFLNISDRLFTFSWIKFESFDQVLNNFLASYFAGALLIPRKELVETLKEYFEKQEFTNGAFQKMMHRFTDSPETFFQRLTNILPKDFNLKNIFFLRFAYKPQREYQLTKELHITNLLEPHANERNEHYCRRWVSIRTLGEIANNNSDKEVFDAQVSSYVHTDNEYFVLSSATRDPFRSGYYRSIALGIMISAHSTSKISFLGSEKLKRNKVGVTCETCAILDCKERVAPPRTLERKERFLKTDQIVQDIMEKYK from the coding sequence ATGATTGAAGAGGAATATATTCGATTAATTTTTGGTTTAAAAATGAAGCAAATTCGTTCTGATAAGAATTTGTCTTTATTTGGTTTGGCTAAACTTACAGGTTTGTCAAAATCGTATTTAAATGAAATTGAAAAAGGTAAAAAATATCCAAAACGTGATAAAATTGTAATCTTAGCCGATGCTTTAGAAACTAATTACGATAATATGGTTTCTTTAAAACTCGATAAAAATTTAGCGCCAATTGGAGAAATTCTTCAATCAAAAATTTTGAAAGAAATCCCTTTGGATATTTTTGGGATTAAAGAAAGTGATTTGATAGATATTATAGCTGAAGCACCTTTAAAAGTAAACGCATTTATTAGTACACTTTTTGAAATTGCTAAACATTATAATTTAACTCGTGAAAGTTTCTTTTTAGCAGCGTTACGTTCTTACCAGGAAGCGCATAACAATTATTTTGAAGAAATTGAAAATCAAGTAGAAAAATTTGCAAAGGCTTATTCTATTGATTTGTCAAAGCGATTGCAAGTTTCTGATTTAGAAGAAATTTTGATTGAAGAATATGGTTATACGATTAATAACGAGGAGTTAACCCAACATAAAGAATTGAATAATTTACGTTCTGTTTATGTTCCGAGTTCAAAAACTTTATTGGTTTCATCTGAAACTGATGATTCACAGCGATTGTTTATTTATGCTAAAGAAATTGCATATAACTTTTTAAATATTTCAGATAGGTTATTTACTTTTTCTTGGATAAAGTTTGAAAGCTTTGATCAGGTTTTAAACAATTTCTTAGCTTCTTACTTTGCTGGTGCATTATTAATTCCGAGAAAAGAATTAGTTGAAACTTTGAAAGAATATTTTGAAAAACAGGAGTTTACGAATGGTGCTTTTCAAAAAATGATGCATCGATTTACTGATTCTCCTGAGACTTTTTTTCAAAGATTAACTAATATTTTGCCAAAGGATTTTAATTTAAAAAATATATTCTTTTTACGATTTGCATATAAACCTCAAAGAGAATATCAATTAACTAAGGAATTACATATTACTAATTTATTGGAACCACATGCAAACGAAAGAAATGAACATTATTGTAGAAGATGGGTTTCTATTCGAACATTAGGAGAAATTGCAAATAATAATTCCGATAAAGAAGTTTTTGATGCTCAAGTTTCGTCTTATGTTCATACAGATAATGAATATTTCGTACTTTCTTCTGCTACAAGAGATCCATTTAGAAGTGGTTATTATAGGAGTATTGCCTTAGGAATTATGATTTCAGCACATTCTACAAGCAAAATTTCATTTTTAGGTAGCGAAAAGTTAAAACGAAATAAAGTTGGAGTTACCTGTGAGACTTGTGCAATTTTAGATTGTAAAGAAAGAGTAGCGCCGCCAAGAACTTTGGAGCGAAAAGAACGTTTTTTAAAGACCGATCAAATTGTTCAGGATATTATGGAAAAATATAAATAA
- the ftsY gene encoding signal recognition particle-docking protein FtsY yields the protein MSFFKKLFSSEKKETLDKGLEKSKSSFFEKLSKAVAGKSKVDDDVLDNLEEVLVSSDVGVNTTLKIIERIEERVERDKYLGTEELNKILREEIAGLLSENNHEDATEFEVPKNKKPYVLMVVGVNGVGKTTTIGKLAYQFKKAGHKVVLGAADTFRAAAIDQLQVWADRVDVPIVRQQMGSDPASVAFDTLQSAVSQDADVVIIDTAGRLHNKVNLMNELSKVKRVMQKVVGDAPHDVLLVLDGSTGQNAFEQAKQFTAATEVNSLAVTKLDGTAKGGVVIGISDQFKIPVKYIGVGEGIEDLQVFNKFEFVDSFFK from the coding sequence ATGAGTTTTTTCAAAAAATTATTTTCATCAGAAAAAAAGGAAACTTTAGATAAAGGTTTAGAAAAATCAAAGTCTTCTTTTTTTGAAAAATTATCGAAAGCAGTTGCAGGAAAATCGAAAGTTGATGATGATGTTTTAGATAATCTAGAAGAAGTTTTAGTTTCATCTGATGTTGGTGTAAATACAACACTTAAAATTATTGAAAGAATTGAAGAGCGAGTAGAACGTGATAAATATCTTGGAACTGAAGAATTAAACAAAATCCTTCGTGAAGAAATTGCTGGTTTATTATCAGAAAACAACCATGAAGATGCTACAGAGTTTGAAGTTCCAAAAAATAAAAAGCCTTATGTTTTAATGGTTGTTGGAGTTAATGGTGTCGGAAAAACAACAACAATTGGTAAACTAGCCTATCAGTTTAAAAAAGCAGGGCATAAAGTTGTTTTAGGAGCTGCGGATACTTTTAGAGCTGCCGCTATTGACCAATTACAAGTCTGGGCAGATAGAGTAGACGTGCCCATAGTTCGTCAGCAAATGGGGAGTGATCCCGCTTCTGTTGCATTTGATACCTTACAATCTGCAGTTTCACAAGATGCAGATGTGGTAATTATTGATACTGCAGGTCGTTTGCATAATAAAGTAAACTTGATGAATGAGCTTTCTAAAGTAAAACGTGTTATGCAAAAAGTAGTTGGTGATGCGCCTCACGATGTTTTATTGGTTTTAGATGGTTCAACAGGTCAAAATGCGTTTGAGCAAGCAAAACAATTTACTGCAGCGACTGAAGTAAATTCTTTAGCAGTTACTAAATTAGACGGAACTGCTAAAGGTGGTGTTGTTATTGGAATATCAGATCAATTTAAAATTCCTGTAAAATATATTGGAGTAGGAGAAGGGATTGAAGATTTACAAGTCTTTAATAAATTTGAATTTGTAGATTCGTTTTTCAAATAA
- the rpmG gene encoding 50S ribosomal protein L33, which produces MAKKGNRIQVILECTEHKATGMPGTSRYITTKNKKNTPDRLEIKKFNPVLKRVTVHKEIK; this is translated from the coding sequence ATGGCAAAGAAAGGTAATAGAATTCAAGTTATTTTAGAGTGTACTGAGCACAAAGCTACAGGTATGCCTGGGACGTCTCGTTACATCACTACTAAAAATAAAAAGAATACTCCAGATAGATTAGAGATTAAAAAATTTAATCCTGTTTTAAAAAGAGTAACTGTTCACAAAGAAATTAAATAA
- a CDS encoding DUF4295 domain-containing protein produces MAKKTVATLQTASKRLTKAIKMVKSPKTGAYTFVEQVMAPEMVDEFLKKK; encoded by the coding sequence ATGGCAAAGAAAACCGTAGCAACTTTACAAACTGCATCTAAGAGATTAACTAAAGCTATTAAGATGGTTAAATCTCCTAAAACTGGTGCTTACACATTCGTAGAGCAAGTAATGGCTCCAGAAATGGTTGACGAATTCTTAAAAAAGAAATAA
- the aceB gene encoding malate synthase A: protein METSVQNIQIKTENKYLNILNEEALAFIETLHLKFNHRRLELLENRNKEQKRFNSGEVPSFLKETKSIRESEWTAAPIPEILLDRRVEITGPVDRKMVINALNSGAKVFMADFEDSCSPTWDNLMEGQQNLKDAINKTISLEQNGKKYELNEETATLLVRPRGLHLDEKNLEIDGEKLSGALVDFGIYFFHNAHNLLKQGLAPFFYLPKLEHYEEARWWNDVFVFAQEFLKIHQKTIKATVLIETITASFQLDEIIYELKDHMAGLNCGRWDYIFSYIKKLNQQSNFLVPDRDQVTMTSPFMNAYSLRVIQVCHKRNVLAIGGMAAQIPIKNDDEANKIAFNKVIADKEREVKNGHDGTWVAHPALVPVAMKVFNENMLTKNQMHIKRNELNITEAQLLELPKGTVTENGVRKNINVGILYIESWLMGVGAAALYNLMEDAATAEISRAQLWHWLNKKVILDNGTTCSADLYRKFIPEELSKIKEYVGTERYKNGKFELATELFTEMILSETLDEFLTLKAYEHIQ, encoded by the coding sequence ATGGAAACATCAGTTCAAAACATTCAAATTAAAACTGAAAATAAATATTTAAATATTCTAAATGAAGAAGCTTTAGCTTTTATAGAAACACTTCATCTAAAATTTAATCATAGACGTTTAGAGTTACTAGAAAATAGAAACAAAGAGCAAAAAAGATTTAATTCAGGCGAGGTTCCTTCTTTCTTGAAAGAAACAAAATCTATAAGAGAAAGTGAATGGACTGCCGCTCCAATTCCAGAAATATTATTAGATAGAAGGGTCGAAATTACAGGACCAGTTGATCGTAAAATGGTTATTAACGCCCTTAACTCAGGTGCAAAAGTTTTTATGGCTGATTTTGAAGACAGCTGCTCTCCTACTTGGGACAATTTAATGGAAGGCCAACAAAACTTAAAAGATGCTATTAATAAAACCATTAGTTTAGAACAAAACGGCAAGAAATATGAACTTAACGAAGAAACCGCAACTTTATTAGTAAGACCACGTGGTTTACATTTAGATGAAAAAAATTTAGAAATTGATGGTGAAAAACTATCAGGTGCATTAGTCGATTTTGGAATATACTTTTTTCATAATGCACATAATTTACTAAAACAAGGTTTAGCTCCATTTTTTTATTTACCAAAATTGGAACATTATGAAGAAGCGAGATGGTGGAATGATGTTTTTGTATTTGCACAAGAATTTTTAAAAATTCATCAAAAAACAATTAAAGCAACTGTTTTAATAGAAACCATAACCGCTAGTTTTCAATTAGACGAAATTATTTATGAATTAAAAGACCACATGGCAGGATTAAATTGCGGACGTTGGGATTACATATTTTCATACATTAAAAAATTAAATCAACAATCAAACTTTTTAGTGCCAGATCGCGATCAAGTTACTATGACAAGTCCGTTTATGAATGCGTATTCACTTCGTGTTATCCAAGTTTGCCATAAAAGAAATGTTTTGGCCATTGGCGGAATGGCAGCTCAAATTCCAATTAAAAATGATGACGAAGCAAATAAAATTGCATTTAATAAAGTTATAGCCGATAAAGAACGTGAAGTAAAAAATGGTCACGATGGCACTTGGGTAGCGCATCCAGCTTTAGTTCCAGTTGCTATGAAAGTTTTTAATGAAAATATGCTGACCAAAAATCAAATGCATATTAAACGTAACGAACTAAACATAACAGAAGCACAACTATTAGAATTACCAAAAGGAACAGTAACCGAAAATGGCGTTCGAAAAAATATAAATGTTGGAATTCTTTACATAGAATCATGGTTGATGGGTGTAGGTGCAGCTGCTTTATACAACTTAATGGAAGATGCCGCTACGGCAGAAATTTCAAGAGCACAATTATGGCATTGGCTAAATAAGAAAGTTATACTAGACAATGGAACTACTTGTTCAGCAGATTTATATAGAAAATTTATTCCTGAAGAATTGTCCAAAATAAAAGAATATGTTGGAACAGAAAGATATAAAAATGGAAAATTTGAATTAGCAACCGAACTATTTACCGAGATGATTTTAAGCGAAACTTTAGACGAATTTTTAACCTTAAAAGCTTACGAACATATACAATAA
- a CDS encoding DUF721 domain-containing protein — MNKRSSEENSISDVLKSFIETNKLQNGLDKINVRDAWKNVMGPGVNNYTTDVVLKNSTLYVVLTSAVLREELLYGKEKIITILNEELRRDIIKEINFK; from the coding sequence ATGAATAAGCGTTCTTCTGAAGAAAATTCTATTTCCGATGTACTAAAATCATTTATTGAAACAAATAAATTACAAAATGGTTTAGACAAAATAAATGTTCGTGATGCATGGAAGAATGTTATGGGGCCTGGAGTTAATAATTATACAACGGATGTAGTTTTAAAAAATAGCACACTTTATGTTGTTTTAACGTCTGCAGTATTAAGAGAAGAGCTTTTGTATGGGAAAGAGAAAATAATTACGATTCTAAATGAAGAATTAAGAAGGGATATTATAAAAGAAATTAATTTTAAATGA
- a CDS encoding serine hydrolase domain-containing protein — MKKILLLLSTLLILAGCSNDDENSSNQNIITENIYFPPIGSDIWETKTPASLNWNENNIQDLLDFLELKNTKSFMVLHNGKIVMEYYFNGHTSSTPWYWASAGKTLTTAVSGIAQQEGLININNKVSDYIGTGWTSAPLAKENLITCKHLLTMTSGLDDTNDGINPEDLEYLADAGTRWAYHTVFFKLQNVIAQSANSTWDNYFNSKLKNKIGMTGLWLPTGSENVYWSNTRSMARFGLLTLNNGNWNGEQIINQTYQSEAVNTSQSINLAYGYMWWLNGKSSFHLPQTQFEFQGELIPNAPEEMYCGLGKDDQKLYIIPSKKLVIVRMGNVSDPLNPTFASSEFDNQLWEKINAVIN, encoded by the coding sequence ATGAAAAAAATTCTATTATTACTTTCCACTTTATTAATATTAGCTGGATGTTCAAATGATGATGAAAATTCAAGTAATCAAAATATAATTACAGAAAATATATATTTTCCTCCTATAGGAAGTGATATTTGGGAAACAAAAACTCCCGCATCATTAAATTGGAATGAAAATAATATTCAAGATTTATTAGATTTTTTAGAATTAAAAAATACTAAAAGTTTCATGGTTCTTCATAATGGCAAAATTGTAATGGAGTATTATTTTAATGGCCATACGAGTTCTACCCCTTGGTATTGGGCAAGTGCTGGAAAAACTTTAACAACTGCAGTCTCAGGAATTGCCCAACAAGAAGGTCTTATCAATATAAACAACAAAGTTTCTGATTACATAGGAACTGGCTGGACAAGTGCACCTTTAGCTAAAGAGAATCTAATAACATGCAAACATTTATTAACTATGACTTCTGGATTAGATGACACTAATGATGGTATTAATCCTGAAGATTTAGAATATTTAGCAGACGCCGGAACAAGATGGGCTTACCATACTGTGTTCTTTAAACTTCAAAACGTAATAGCTCAATCTGCCAATTCGACTTGGGACAATTATTTTAATTCCAAATTAAAGAACAAAATAGGAATGACAGGCTTATGGTTACCAACAGGTTCTGAAAATGTATATTGGAGCAACACAAGAAGTATGGCAAGATTTGGACTATTAACTTTAAACAATGGTAATTGGAACGGAGAACAAATAATCAATCAAACATATCAAAGTGAGGCTGTAAACACTTCTCAAAGCATCAATTTAGCCTATGGTTACATGTGGTGGCTTAATGGTAAATCTTCCTTTCATTTACCTCAAACACAATTCGAATTTCAAGGAGAACTAATTCCTAATGCGCCTGAAGAAATGTATTGCGGATTAGGTAAAGATGACCAGAAACTTTATATAATACCTAGTAAAAAATTAGTTATTGTAAGAATGGGAAATGTTTCAGATCCTTTAAATCCAACATTTGCCAGCTCTGAATTTGATAATCAACTTTGGGAAAAAATAAATGCAGTTATAAATTAA
- the rpmB gene encoding 50S ribosomal protein L28 has translation MSRVCELTGKKAMVGNNVSHAMNKTKRKFSVNLVKKRFYIPEEDRWVTLKVSTAALKTINKIGISAALKKAQK, from the coding sequence ATGTCAAGAGTTTGTGAACTAACAGGTAAAAAAGCGATGGTTGGAAACAACGTTTCTCACGCTATGAACAAAACTAAGAGAAAATTTTCTGTAAACTTAGTTAAGAAACGTTTTTACATTCCTGAAGAAGATAGATGGGTAACGTTAAAAGTATCTACAGCAGCATTAAAAACTATCAATAAGATTGGTATTTCTGCAGCATTAAAAAAAGCACAAAAATAA
- the aceA gene encoding isocitrate lyase: MKTQERIQALVTDWTTNPRWKGIERTYTAEKVIELQGSYQIEYSIAKRGAEILWHKLNNQEWVAGLGALTGNQAIQEVEAGLEAIYLSGWQVAADANIAGEMYPDQSLYPVNSVPMVVKRINNALLRADQIQSVNKIVNKKDYLVPIVADAEAGFGGNLNAFELMKAMIEAGAAGVHFEDQLSSAKKCGHLGGKVLVPTQEAINKLIAARLAADVMGVPTLIVARTDADAANLLTSDIDDRDKKFVTGERSTEGFYYVKAGLEQGIDRGLSYAPYADLIWLETSTPDLEQAKQFAEAIHAQYPGKLLAYNCSPSFNWAAKLSVAEMETFREELAKMGYKFQFITLAGFHALNTSMFELALAYKKKGMAGYSELQEREFALQAEGFRAVKHQNFVGTTYFDEVQNAVTSGLASTVAMKDSTEAAQFS; encoded by the coding sequence ATGAAAACACAAGAAAGAATTCAAGCATTGGTAACAGATTGGACAACAAATCCAAGATGGAAAGGTATCGAAAGAACTTATACAGCTGAAAAAGTAATTGAATTGCAAGGCTCTTACCAAATTGAATATAGTATTGCGAAAAGAGGTGCTGAAATTTTATGGCACAAATTAAACAACCAAGAATGGGTTGCTGGCTTAGGCGCATTAACTGGCAATCAAGCAATTCAAGAAGTGGAAGCAGGATTAGAAGCTATTTATTTAAGTGGTTGGCAAGTTGCAGCAGATGCAAATATCGCGGGAGAAATGTATCCTGATCAATCTTTGTATCCTGTGAATAGCGTTCCTATGGTAGTAAAACGCATTAATAATGCTTTATTACGTGCCGACCAAATTCAATCGGTTAATAAAATTGTAAATAAAAAAGATTATTTAGTACCAATTGTTGCCGATGCTGAAGCAGGCTTTGGCGGAAATTTAAATGCATTCGAATTAATGAAAGCTATGATTGAAGCAGGTGCTGCTGGAGTTCATTTTGAAGACCAATTATCATCTGCAAAAAAATGTGGACACTTGGGCGGAAAAGTTTTGGTTCCAACACAAGAAGCTATAAATAAGTTAATTGCAGCACGTTTAGCAGCTGACGTAATGGGAGTTCCGACACTTATTGTAGCAAGAACTGATGCAGATGCTGCCAACTTATTAACAAGTGACATTGACGATAGAGATAAAAAATTTGTTACTGGTGAACGTTCTACTGAAGGATTTTACTACGTAAAAGCAGGTTTAGAACAAGGAATTGATAGAGGTTTATCATACGCTCCTTATGCTGATTTGATTTGGTTAGAAACATCAACTCCAGATTTAGAACAAGCAAAACAATTTGCTGAAGCAATTCATGCTCAATATCCTGGTAAATTATTAGCTTATAATTGTTCGCCATCATTTAATTGGGCAGCAAAATTATCAGTAGCCGAGATGGAAACATTCCGTGAAGAATTAGCAAAAATGGGGTATAAATTCCAATTTATTACATTGGCTGGTTTCCACGCTTTGAACACATCAATGTTTGAATTAGCACTAGCTTATAAGAAAAAAGGGATGGCAGGATATTCTGAATTACAAGAAAGAGAGTTTGCTTTACAAGCAGAAGGTTTTAGAGCTGTAAAACATCAAAACTTTGTAGGAACAACCTATTTTGATGAAGTGCAAAATGCTGTTACTTCAGGTTTAGCTTCAACGGTTGCTATGAAGGATTCAACAGAAGCCGCTCAATTCTCATAA
- a CDS encoding nucleoside-diphosphate kinase, giving the protein MASNRTFTMIKPDAVEKGHIGGILNMITEGGFRIVAMKLTQLTVADAQKFYAVHAERPFFGELVEFMTRGPIVAAILEKDNAVEDFRALIGATNPAEAAEGTIRKKYATSIGENAVHGSDSDENAAIEGAFHFAGREMF; this is encoded by the coding sequence ATGGCAAGTAATAGAACATTTACAATGATTAAGCCAGATGCTGTTGAAAAAGGACACATCGGTGGAATTTTAAATATGATTACTGAAGGTGGTTTCAGAATCGTAGCAATGAAATTAACGCAATTAACAGTTGCTGATGCTCAAAAATTTTATGCAGTTCACGCAGAAAGACCTTTCTTCGGAGAATTAGTAGAATTTATGACAAGAGGTCCAATTGTTGCTGCAATCTTAGAAAAAGACAACGCAGTTGAAGATTTCCGTGCATTAATTGGTGCTACAAACCCTGCAGAAGCTGCAGAAGGAACTATCCGTAAAAAATATGCAACTTCTATCGGAGAAAATGCAGTTCACGGTTCAGATTCTGATGAAAATGCTGCTATTGAAGGTGCATTCCACTTCGCAGGAAGAGAAATGTTCTAA